Proteins from a genomic interval of Oceanispirochaeta crateris:
- a CDS encoding LysM peptidoglycan-binding domain-containing protein, translating into MKSISGDVFLIKNVQFIPHIAELEGMQNFRTRIISIIIFLILSISIYAQPLSHTLQQGETLYSLSRKYGVTVDEIMNANSINSPENLSVGSQLIIPGSNSGNSNENSETSQYIVQKGDTFYRIARNHGLSVNELFELNDFNGNRILKPGESVIVSNSAKTTVTTPAAESKVPQVSTSFSDNLVWPVEGVKQSLTGKLRGVKIEAPEASLVKSIASGSVVWTGPYRGFGQVILIDVNGYIYLYGGNEDVFVNVGEYVQAGSRIGRLGHSGLATRTVSMYFSVFKDGIPVSVVSAPRG; encoded by the coding sequence ATGAAATCCATATCAGGCGATGTATTTTTGATAAAGAATGTACAGTTCATCCCTCATATAGCCGAACTTGAAGGTATGCAGAACTTTAGAACTCGGATAATTTCCATAATAATTTTTCTGATTCTTTCAATCTCAATCTATGCACAGCCGCTAAGTCATACATTGCAGCAGGGAGAAACACTTTATAGTCTTTCCAGAAAGTATGGTGTGACTGTGGATGAAATTATGAATGCCAACAGTATTAATTCTCCAGAGAATCTATCCGTTGGTAGTCAATTGATTATTCCTGGATCAAATTCAGGAAATTCCAATGAAAATTCAGAAACAAGCCAGTATATTGTACAAAAAGGTGATACATTTTATAGAATAGCCCGGAATCATGGATTATCTGTAAATGAGTTATTTGAACTGAATGATTTTAACGGAAATCGAATCTTGAAACCAGGGGAGTCAGTGATTGTCTCCAACAGTGCAAAGACAACTGTGACCACGCCTGCTGCTGAAAGCAAGGTACCCCAGGTATCCACTTCCTTCTCAGATAACCTTGTATGGCCTGTAGAGGGAGTGAAACAGTCATTGACTGGTAAGTTGAGAGGAGTCAAGATAGAGGCTCCTGAAGCATCTTTGGTAAAATCCATTGCCTCAGGCAGTGTTGTATGGACGGGTCCCTATAGAGGATTTGGCCAGGTTATTTTAATTGATGTGAATGGTTATATCTATCTGTACGGCGGGAATGAAGATGTCTTTGTAAATGTTGGCGAGTATGTTCAGGCAGGTTCCCGTATCGGCAGATTAGGACATTCCGGATTGGCTACTAGAACTGTGAGTATGTACTTTTCCGTTTTTAAAGACGGAATCCCCGTAAGTGTAGTTTCTGCACCTAGGGGGTAA
- a CDS encoding S1C family serine protease yields the protein MTYIGIRKIILILFSFAIFFSCTSTDPAVDDEPTVYDRDGRIKEQIDLLLDEENPTEALQMIYFYKDKDQNPVEGLNYTELEEQALLNMKGLLTDSVTSRDYRKALSLLYSLSTLNRKDLVDTGLDSTQIKAEYIKNLLEFEKTGAAASMISLGFIKAEDLSDADLEYLANRFHRGENKKALSLIVDEQIKRGLTPLEEVQDFLEQSVGMEDLLQGTVTVWVDKGLRLDRGVGYPDRSIGSGFFIDKAGYILTNYHVIESEVNPEYKGYSRLFIKLSDERGEKIPARVVGWDRHFDIALLKTEIEAPYVFSFSGADQFKLGEQIFAIGSPGGLNNTITSGTVSAVGRQLQTMGESIQIDVPINPGNSGGPLMNRDSEVNGIVFAGITGFEGVNFAIDGEYVKKLLPSLYEGGALTHSWIGIGGYQSFKGLEVLYVMPDSPAGKLGLQRGDSILSVNGESVSKNQHVRDKLLGMVPGTLIELEWKSGDTVKKSTVAVAERPDIPFEEAVKKDTRENLIPPLFGMVLSQVSKSQYTVQKVYTGGAADEASISANDVIILRKWQVNEKDGYVLIQFVFKGVKAGYLESAVQLGAGLESAIFF from the coding sequence ATGACATATATCGGGATAAGAAAAATAATATTAATACTCTTCAGCTTTGCCATATTTTTTTCATGTACCAGTACAGATCCGGCAGTTGATGATGAGCCCACAGTATATGACCGGGACGGGCGAATAAAAGAACAAATTGATCTGCTTCTGGATGAAGAAAACCCGACAGAGGCTCTTCAGATGATCTATTTCTACAAGGATAAGGATCAAAATCCGGTAGAAGGATTGAATTATACTGAATTGGAAGAGCAGGCGCTCTTGAATATGAAGGGACTGCTGACTGATTCTGTGACATCCCGTGACTATCGAAAAGCCCTCTCCCTCCTTTATTCTCTTTCTACTCTTAACAGAAAAGATCTTGTGGATACCGGCTTGGATAGCACACAAATTAAAGCCGAATATATAAAAAATCTGCTCGAGTTTGAGAAAACTGGAGCGGCCGCCTCTATGATCTCTCTTGGTTTTATCAAGGCGGAAGATCTAAGCGATGCTGACCTTGAGTACCTTGCTAACAGGTTTCATAGGGGGGAGAATAAAAAAGCTCTATCCTTGATTGTTGATGAACAGATTAAGAGAGGATTAACTCCTTTGGAAGAAGTTCAGGACTTTCTGGAACAATCAGTGGGTATGGAAGATCTGCTCCAGGGAACAGTCACCGTTTGGGTGGATAAGGGGCTGCGTTTAGATCGAGGTGTGGGGTATCCTGATCGCAGCATCGGCAGTGGGTTTTTTATCGATAAAGCCGGCTATATTTTGACAAATTATCATGTTATAGAGAGTGAAGTTAATCCTGAATATAAAGGATATTCCCGTTTGTTCATCAAACTTTCAGATGAACGGGGTGAGAAAATACCCGCAAGAGTTGTTGGATGGGACAGGCATTTTGATATCGCTTTGTTGAAGACCGAGATTGAGGCTCCATATGTTTTTTCCTTCTCCGGAGCGGATCAGTTTAAATTGGGAGAGCAAATTTTCGCCATTGGTTCTCCCGGTGGACTCAATAATACAATTACTTCCGGAACAGTCTCTGCTGTTGGAAGACAACTGCAGACTATGGGTGAGTCCATTCAGATTGATGTCCCTATCAATCCCGGAAACAGCGGCGGTCCTCTCATGAATCGTGATTCTGAAGTGAATGGCATTGTCTTTGCAGGTATTACGGGATTTGAAGGTGTGAATTTTGCCATTGATGGCGAATATGTCAAAAAACTTCTTCCTTCCCTTTATGAGGGAGGGGCCTTAACCCACTCCTGGATCGGAATTGGGGGGTATCAGAGTTTTAAGGGCTTGGAAGTTTTGTATGTCATGCCGGATTCTCCTGCAGGCAAACTCGGATTACAGAGGGGAGACAGTATCCTCTCTGTGAATGGGGAATCTGTGTCTAAAAACCAGCATGTCCGTGACAAACTTCTGGGAATGGTCCCAGGAACCCTCATAGAATTGGAATGGAAATCTGGTGATACTGTCAAAAAATCAACAGTAGCTGTGGCAGAACGACCTGATATTCCCTTTGAAGAAGCCGTCAAAAAGGATACAAGAGAAAATCTGATTCCTCCTCTGTTTGGCATGGTCCTCTCTCAAGTTTCAAAGTCACAATATACGGTCCAGAAGGTCTATACCGGTGGTGCAGCGGATGAGGCGAGCATCTCTGCTAATGACGTAATCATTTTGAGAAAGTGGCAGGTTAATGAAAAGGATGGATATGTTCTGATTCAGTTTGTATTCAAGGGTGTGAAGGCTGGATACCTGGAAAGTGCGGTGCAACTTGGTGCCGGTTTAGAATCAGCTATCTTCTTTTGA
- the ftsH gene encoding ATP-dependent zinc metalloprotease FtsH: MPQEENKNKDDFNFNFNNNRSALVFLGFLILFFMFFFSYSAQNEPSEIPYSMFLQYVNKDLVYDVQILDQKEILGRYVSPDDVGKSGLPFKTIIPYYDDKLMELLIERGVSIKGGEQTVPPSMFLLQMLPWGLTFLFIWWMFRSVQGGGNKAFSFGKSKAKRYDQGKDSICFADVAGQQESKNELMEVVDFLKHSEKYTKIGAKIPKGILLVGNPGTGKTMLAKAVAGEAAVPFFHMSGSDFVEMFVGVGASRVRDLFEQGRKNAPCIIFIDEIDAVGRTRGAGYGGGHDEREQTLNQLLVEMDGFDTEAAVIIIAATNRPDVLDPALLRPGRFDRQVVVDMPDVKEREAIIKIHASRINLSPHVDISIVARATPGSSGANLASLVNEAALFAARRGSQVVEHEDFEEARDKVMMGVARRSRVMTSHEREMTAYHEAGHTLLHYFLEFADPVHKVTIIPRGRALGVTFSLPENDQYSISRSWIEDRICICYGGYVAEELIYNVTTTGAKNDIDQATGMAKKMVCEWGMSSKIGPIALGNDDEPIFIGKEIAQHKDYSDATASLIDNEVRRILNDNLNRARSIIQKHKDKLERITQKLLVDETLDDNQIREILGVEFKKSET, encoded by the coding sequence ATGCCCCAGGAAGAAAATAAAAACAAAGATGACTTTAATTTCAACTTTAATAACAATAGAAGTGCTCTGGTTTTTCTTGGATTTCTAATTCTGTTCTTCATGTTCTTCTTTTCCTATTCAGCTCAAAATGAACCTAGTGAAATTCCATATTCAATGTTCCTTCAGTATGTCAATAAGGATCTGGTTTACGATGTTCAGATTTTAGATCAAAAAGAAATTCTGGGCCGCTATGTCAGTCCTGATGATGTCGGTAAAAGCGGACTCCCTTTCAAAACAATCATTCCCTATTACGATGATAAACTCATGGAACTCCTAATCGAGAGGGGTGTCAGCATCAAAGGGGGAGAGCAAACTGTTCCTCCTTCCATGTTTCTGTTGCAGATGCTTCCCTGGGGGCTGACTTTTCTATTCATTTGGTGGATGTTTCGGAGTGTCCAGGGAGGAGGAAATAAAGCCTTCAGCTTCGGCAAGAGCAAAGCTAAAAGATATGATCAGGGTAAGGACAGCATCTGCTTCGCCGATGTGGCAGGCCAGCAGGAATCTAAAAATGAATTAATGGAAGTCGTTGATTTTTTAAAGCATTCCGAAAAATATACGAAGATTGGAGCTAAAATCCCCAAGGGTATTCTTCTTGTGGGGAATCCCGGTACGGGGAAAACCATGCTTGCCAAGGCGGTCGCTGGAGAAGCTGCTGTTCCTTTTTTTCATATGTCCGGGTCAGACTTTGTAGAAATGTTTGTTGGAGTGGGTGCCAGCCGTGTTCGTGATCTATTTGAACAGGGGCGTAAGAATGCTCCCTGTATCATTTTTATTGATGAAATTGATGCGGTGGGACGCACAAGGGGCGCCGGTTATGGTGGCGGTCATGATGAAAGAGAACAGACTTTGAACCAGCTGCTCGTTGAGATGGATGGATTTGATACTGAAGCAGCGGTGATCATCATAGCTGCGACAAACCGTCCGGATGTTCTAGATCCTGCTTTGCTTAGGCCAGGCCGTTTTGATCGTCAGGTTGTTGTTGATATGCCTGATGTTAAGGAGCGGGAAGCCATCATTAAGATTCACGCCAGCAGAATTAATCTCTCTCCCCATGTGGATATTTCCATTGTTGCAAGAGCCACACCGGGAAGCTCCGGTGCCAATTTGGCAAGCCTTGTCAACGAGGCCGCTCTATTCGCGGCACGCAGAGGCTCTCAGGTCGTGGAACATGAAGATTTTGAAGAAGCCCGTGATAAGGTCATGATGGGGGTTGCCAGAAGATCCAGAGTCATGACATCTCATGAAAGAGAAATGACGGCCTATCATGAAGCCGGTCATACCCTCCTTCATTATTTTCTGGAGTTTGCGGATCCCGTTCATAAAGTTACCATCATTCCCAGAGGCCGTGCTTTGGGAGTTACCTTTTCTCTTCCCGAAAATGATCAGTACTCCATAAGCCGCTCCTGGATTGAAGATCGTATTTGTATATGCTACGGTGGGTATGTTGCCGAAGAGCTCATTTACAATGTAACTACAACAGGTGCTAAGAATGATATTGATCAAGCAACAGGTATGGCTAAAAAAATGGTGTGCGAGTGGGGAATGAGCAGTAAAATCGGACCCATCGCTCTGGGGAATGATGATGAACCCATTTTTATTGGGAAGGAGATCGCTCAGCATAAAGACTATTCTGATGCCACAGCTTCACTCATTGACAATGAGGTCAGAAGAATTCTGAATGATAATCTAAACAGAGCCAGAAGTATTATTCAGAAGCACAAAGATAAACTTGAAAGGATTACACAGAAACTACTAGTGGATGAAACCCTGGATGATAATCAGATCCGGGAGATTCTCGGAGTGGAATTTAAAAAAAGTGAAACATAA
- a CDS encoding SurA N-terminal domain-containing protein yields the protein MSQHEKKVSNTPNSDKVKIDKSHKHQQKLMIGTIIILVFTIISFVLVPAMAGSGGGSGSLVFGKYGKKVINFQQGNYFSQQVESINNMYRDSLGGTGNVDFLRQLIWRSAFNQTVVRTAILEEMNESGFNVSSKGIDRGIVESGMFSENGRFDEDAYMSTSASRIKEIRTSLNEDLTVQTFYIDTIYNQKRSTQMMDFLLDMGNPEKNFVYASLPYSSFPDDQVIEYGNKNSHLFEEIQLKRITLTSSEEEASTILKKLEAGEQSFEDLAKTYSTDSYGEDGGTMGATFKYTLLTFLNEDQASQVMSLTSGQHSTVIESEGSWYIFMADSDTQKPDFSSDVQISTVRSYMEREEVGLIEDFLMGQAEEMALLAHTSNLNEAAAEFGALSNETGFIAPVYGNVPFIINSPGNNKDSSLLSAAAYSDEFFEKVFVLKNPGETSQPMVLDRSVVVFSLLDEQEGFSYPDEYKEYIRAELANELSQYQQSELQNIFMSSPKLKDNFTSTYNRVFAES from the coding sequence ATGTCTCAACACGAAAAAAAAGTTTCAAACACACCAAATTCAGATAAGGTGAAAATCGATAAATCCCACAAACATCAGCAAAAATTGATGATTGGAACCATCATTATACTGGTTTTTACGATCATCAGTTTTGTCTTAGTACCCGCCATGGCCGGCTCCGGCGGTGGCAGTGGTTCTCTTGTTTTTGGTAAATACGGAAAGAAAGTGATCAACTTTCAGCAGGGAAACTATTTCTCCCAGCAGGTGGAATCTATCAATAATATGTATAGAGATTCATTGGGAGGTACAGGAAATGTTGATTTTCTTAGACAACTCATATGGCGATCTGCCTTCAATCAAACTGTTGTTCGTACGGCTATTCTTGAAGAAATGAATGAATCGGGTTTTAATGTTTCCTCGAAAGGAATAGACAGAGGCATTGTTGAAAGCGGCATGTTCAGTGAGAATGGACGCTTTGACGAAGATGCCTATATGAGCACTTCAGCATCAAGAATCAAAGAGATAAGAACCTCCCTGAATGAAGATCTCACGGTTCAGACTTTCTATATTGACACCATTTACAATCAGAAAAGATCGACTCAAATGATGGATTTCTTACTGGATATGGGAAATCCTGAAAAGAACTTTGTCTATGCCAGCCTGCCCTACTCCTCATTCCCCGATGATCAGGTCATTGAGTACGGAAATAAAAATAGTCATCTTTTTGAAGAAATCCAACTCAAGAGAATAACTCTCACTTCCAGTGAAGAAGAGGCGTCTACAATTTTGAAGAAACTGGAAGCCGGTGAACAGTCTTTTGAAGATCTAGCCAAGACCTATTCAACAGATTCCTATGGGGAAGACGGCGGTACCATGGGTGCAACCTTCAAATACACCTTGCTCACCTTCTTAAATGAAGACCAGGCCTCTCAGGTGATGTCTTTGACCAGCGGCCAACACAGTACAGTCATCGAATCAGAGGGAAGCTGGTATATCTTTATGGCAGACTCTGATACTCAAAAACCAGATTTTAGTTCTGACGTTCAGATTTCTACAGTCAGATCTTATATGGAAAGAGAAGAGGTTGGACTCATAGAAGATTTTCTAATGGGACAGGCCGAAGAAATGGCACTGCTGGCTCATACCAGCAATTTGAACGAAGCGGCTGCTGAGTTTGGTGCTCTCAGTAATGAAACAGGATTCATTGCACCTGTTTATGGAAATGTTCCTTTTATCATCAATAGCCCCGGCAATAATAAAGACAGCAGCCTTCTGAGTGCTGCGGCCTATAGCGACGAATTCTTTGAAAAGGTATTTGTACTAAAGAACCCCGGTGAAACTTCACAACCTATGGTTCTAGACAGAAGCGTTGTGGTATTCTCACTACTTGATGAACAGGAAGGCTTTAGCTATCCCGATGAATACAAGGAATATATCCGGGCAGAACTGGCCAATGAACTCTCCCAGTATCAGCAGAGTGAATTGCAGAATATTTTTATGAGTTCTCCCAAATTAAAAGATAACTTTACATCTACCTATAACCGGGTTTTTGCTGAATCCTGA
- the lepA gene encoding translation elongation factor 4 has translation MKYEQEKIRNFCIIAHIDHGKSTLADRFLQRCHSVSDRDFKEQMLDSMDIERERGITIKSQAVTIEFNSVDGNTYQLNLVDTPGHVDFSYEVSRAISACEGALLLVDASQGVEAQTLSNMYMALDHDLDIVPVVNKMDLPSADLERVADQIEHDLGLEREMIYPVSAKTGKNVEELIEGLIKWIPSPGGSSENPLKCLIFDSHYDAYRGVVIHIRLFEGTIKAGDEICIMSNNSKYKVEDVGIFKLGLVPQKDLKAGQVGYIIAGIKNISDIRVGDTITLTKNPCEEALSGFREVKPVVFSSVYPVDTNQYEELHAAIDKLKLNDASLIYEKDASAALGFGFRCGFLGLLHLEVIQERLEREFGLNIVLTSPSVRYRITRQDGEVYFLDNPAEYPDPGTIELCEEPFIQADIITPTDYLGSIMTLCMGKRGIQTSMNYLDEKRVEIKFAMPLAEVLFDFYDKLKSISKGYASFDYEVIGFRPTNLVKLDIVINGDRVDALSQLVFKDNAYERGRIVCKKLKQEITRQQFKIPIQAAIGNTVISRETISALRKDVTSKCYGGDISRKRKLLEKQKEGKKRMKMVGNVELPQSAFLAVLKTSDDD, from the coding sequence ATGAAATACGAACAGGAAAAAATCAGAAATTTTTGCATTATCGCACATATTGATCATGGCAAATCTACTCTTGCAGACCGCTTTCTTCAGAGATGTCATTCCGTTTCTGATAGGGATTTTAAAGAGCAGATGCTTGACTCAATGGATATTGAACGTGAGCGTGGAATCACTATAAAATCCCAGGCTGTCACCATTGAGTTTAATTCCGTAGACGGAAATACCTATCAGCTCAATCTTGTTGATACTCCTGGACATGTGGACTTCTCTTATGAAGTCTCCAGGGCCATCTCGGCCTGCGAAGGGGCACTCCTGCTGGTAGATGCATCTCAAGGGGTTGAAGCCCAAACCTTATCCAATATGTATATGGCTTTGGATCATGATCTAGATATAGTTCCTGTTGTGAATAAGATGGATCTGCCCAGTGCAGACCTGGAGCGTGTTGCAGATCAGATAGAACATGATCTGGGTTTGGAACGCGAGATGATTTATCCCGTTTCTGCTAAGACGGGAAAAAATGTTGAAGAACTCATTGAAGGATTGATCAAGTGGATTCCGTCTCCCGGCGGTTCCTCCGAAAATCCATTAAAATGTCTAATATTCGATTCCCATTACGATGCTTATAGAGGTGTTGTGATTCATATCCGTTTGTTTGAAGGAACAATTAAGGCAGGAGATGAGATATGCATCATGTCCAACAACAGCAAATACAAGGTGGAGGACGTCGGAATCTTTAAGTTGGGTCTTGTTCCCCAAAAAGATCTGAAGGCGGGACAGGTCGGCTATATCATAGCCGGTATTAAGAATATTTCGGATATTCGTGTCGGTGATACTATCACATTGACAAAAAATCCTTGTGAAGAGGCGTTATCAGGGTTCAGAGAGGTCAAACCGGTTGTATTCTCTTCAGTGTATCCAGTAGACACAAATCAGTATGAAGAACTCCATGCGGCTATTGATAAATTAAAACTCAATGATGCCTCTCTGATTTATGAGAAAGATGCCTCGGCAGCCTTGGGATTTGGTTTTCGCTGTGGATTTCTGGGCCTCCTTCATCTTGAGGTCATCCAGGAAAGGCTAGAAAGAGAGTTCGGCCTGAATATTGTCCTGACCTCTCCCTCTGTGCGGTACAGGATTACCCGTCAGGACGGGGAAGTGTATTTCCTGGATAACCCGGCTGAGTATCCAGATCCGGGTACGATTGAACTCTGTGAAGAGCCTTTCATTCAAGCGGATATCATCACTCCTACGGATTATTTAGGTTCTATCATGACCCTTTGCATGGGCAAGCGCGGTATTCAGACCAGTATGAATTATCTGGATGAAAAAAGAGTCGAAATTAAATTCGCAATGCCTCTGGCAGAGGTTCTTTTTGATTTTTATGACAAATTGAAATCAATTAGTAAAGGGTATGCATCTTTTGATTATGAAGTCATTGGTTTCAGACCTACTAATCTGGTGAAGCTGGATATCGTAATCAATGGAGATCGGGTCGATGCCCTGTCGCAGTTGGTGTTTAAAGACAATGCCTATGAAAGAGGACGAATTGTCTGTAAAAAACTGAAGCAGGAAATAACGAGGCAGCAGTTCAAAATTCCTATTCAGGCAGCCATTGGTAACACAGTCATTTCGAGAGAGACGATCAGTGCTCTCAGAAAAGATGTCACATCCAAATGCTACGGTGGTGATATCTCCAGAAAAAGAAAGTTGCTGGAAAAGCAGAAAGAAGGAAAGAAGAGGATGAAGATGGTGGGTAATGTAGAACTTCCACAGTCTGCATTCCTTGCTGTTCTAAAAACCAGTGATGATGATTAA
- a CDS encoding sigma-70 family RNA polymerase sigma factor, translated as MRKINEDTKDSINNETDPLALYLKQISKYNLLTIGEEQDIGIRLEKLGIQLEELDLEVESENISQEDFLVQKRLFEDQIKNLKNRMIQSNLRLVVSIAKKYQHRGMSLLDLIDEGNIGLIEAVDRFDYTKGCRFSTYGTWWIRQAIIKSLADKSRIIRIPIHMLNTIKKSYLVSKQLTQDLGRDPLPEEMADYMNLPVEKIKEIMSLSQETASLDTTVDQDHMTRLSDLIKDEHNQEPIEMVFNLSLQDTINDVLKQLSEREMKIIQLRFGLNGKNPLTLEETGKVLGITRERVRQIQEMAIGKMRNFKVIKDLEDYV; from the coding sequence ATGAGAAAAATCAACGAAGATACAAAAGACTCTATTAACAATGAAACAGATCCTCTGGCTCTGTATTTAAAACAAATCTCCAAATATAACCTTCTGACAATTGGTGAAGAGCAGGATATTGGTATCCGGCTTGAAAAACTGGGTATACAGCTTGAAGAATTAGACCTTGAAGTTGAATCCGAGAACATCTCCCAAGAGGATTTTTTGGTTCAGAAGAGGCTCTTTGAAGATCAAATCAAAAACCTAAAGAACAGAATGATTCAATCCAACCTAAGATTGGTTGTTTCCATAGCTAAAAAGTATCAGCATAGAGGCATGTCTCTTCTGGATCTGATCGATGAGGGGAATATCGGCCTCATCGAGGCTGTTGACCGCTTCGATTACACAAAGGGTTGTCGATTTTCAACATATGGAACCTGGTGGATCAGGCAGGCTATCATTAAATCCCTGGCCGATAAATCAAGGATTATCCGTATTCCCATCCATATGCTGAATACGATTAAAAAGAGTTATCTTGTATCCAAACAACTGACTCAGGATTTGGGTCGAGATCCACTTCCCGAGGAAATGGCCGATTATATGAACCTCCCGGTGGAGAAAATAAAGGAAATCATGTCCTTGTCCCAGGAAACGGCTTCTCTGGATACCACTGTAGATCAGGATCATATGACGAGGCTCAGTGATTTGATTAAGGATGAGCATAATCAGGAACCCATAGAGATGGTCTTCAATCTCTCCTTGCAGGATACTATCAATGATGTTCTCAAACAACTCAGCGAAAGAGAAATGAAGATTATTCAGTTGCGATTCGGTTTGAACGGTAAGAATCCTTTGACCCTGGAAGAGACAGGAAAAGTTCTGGGGATCACAAGGGAACGGGTCCGCCAGATTCAGGAAATGGCCATCGGCAAGATGAGAAATTTTAAAGTCATTAAAGATCTTGAAGATTACGTTTAG
- a CDS encoding 6-hydroxymethylpterin diphosphokinase MptE-like protein, translated as MEEKVGLTQAPNGEDYVLCQGKSLYSRYAPSASSERAASLAEMKENCIYIVPSPLLGYGIFSFIKRMPESSVLIGIECDQDLMALTAPQQQRIMKEIPGYRCYRIGSPGQLYELFRRTQTGQYRHCSLLALNGGYGANKSRYDALFSTLQLFMKNYWQNRLTMAKMGHLWIKNLAENLSFLAQRDIKEFHTQKPVLLAGAGESLEKTIPLIQRYRDSIYLLCVDTALQPLLRSDILPDGIVNLEAQFYNLKDFYGLQNHKFDLFSDITAFPSTLRLPNCTHYIFTSSFEETTLHSRLRSSRLLPSEIPPLGSVGVTALYLAGEISHSRIFITGLDFSYIQGKTHARETPFHDWCRLQEGRLKGDVWYTFSKSRPSYPAVGKIEKLVTNRILESYGKQLEDLCKTMDHRVFDLGKMGLKMSIPTLETKEFEHMIQSIKIGTGIKNYPESPNEKKNTVLEFKKSEIERLKNLLFLWEGVVSGKYEEQELLPYITDCDYLYFHFPDRKELPNTDPAFLFRVIREARIILKHLSK; from the coding sequence GTGGAAGAGAAGGTTGGCCTGACACAGGCTCCAAATGGTGAAGACTATGTTCTGTGTCAGGGGAAATCCCTCTATTCAAGATATGCCCCATCTGCATCGTCAGAGAGGGCTGCTTCTCTAGCTGAAATGAAAGAGAACTGCATCTACATAGTCCCGTCCCCCCTTCTGGGCTACGGGATTTTTTCTTTTATAAAGAGAATGCCCGAGAGTTCAGTATTAATTGGTATAGAATGTGATCAGGATCTGATGGCCCTAACGGCCCCACAGCAGCAGCGAATAATGAAAGAGATCCCCGGGTATCGTTGTTACAGAATCGGCAGCCCTGGCCAGCTTTACGAGCTTTTCAGAAGGACTCAAACAGGCCAATACCGCCATTGTTCACTCCTAGCGTTAAACGGCGGATACGGCGCCAATAAATCCAGATACGACGCACTATTTTCAACACTTCAGCTTTTTATGAAAAACTACTGGCAAAACAGGCTGACCATGGCCAAAATGGGTCATCTCTGGATCAAAAATCTTGCTGAAAATCTTTCGTTTCTTGCACAACGCGACATCAAAGAATTCCATACACAGAAGCCTGTTTTACTGGCAGGTGCAGGAGAATCTCTTGAAAAGACGATCCCGCTTATTCAAAGATACAGAGATTCAATCTATTTGCTTTGCGTTGATACGGCTCTGCAGCCACTGTTGAGATCGGACATACTCCCCGACGGGATTGTCAATTTAGAGGCTCAGTTCTACAACCTGAAAGATTTCTATGGCCTTCAGAATCATAAGTTTGACCTATTTTCCGATATAACGGCATTTCCTTCGACCCTAAGACTCCCGAACTGCACCCACTACATTTTTACATCTTCCTTTGAAGAAACAACTCTGCACTCCAGGCTTCGATCTTCAAGGCTGTTGCCCAGTGAAATCCCGCCCCTGGGCTCAGTGGGAGTCACAGCCCTTTACCTGGCTGGAGAAATAAGCCATTCCAGGATATTTATCACCGGTCTGGACTTTTCCTATATTCAGGGGAAAACTCATGCCAGGGAGACCCCCTTTCATGACTGGTGTCGCTTGCAGGAAGGACGTCTTAAGGGAGATGTTTGGTATACATTTTCTAAGAGCAGGCCTTCCTATCCTGCTGTGGGAAAAATAGAAAAACTCGTGACCAACAGAATATTAGAAAGCTATGGTAAGCAACTGGAAGACCTGTGCAAAACCATGGACCATCGAGTCTTTGATTTGGGAAAAATGGGACTGAAAATGTCGATACCGACTCTAGAGACCAAAGAGTTTGAACATATGATTCAATCTATAAAGATAGGCACCGGAATTAAGAATTACCCGGAGAGTCCTAATGAGAAAAAGAACACAGTTCTAGAGTTCAAAAAATCAGAAATAGAAAGACTGAAGAATCTATTATTTCTTTGGGAAGGCGTCGTTTCCGGAAAGTATGAGGAACAAGAATTATTACCGTATATCACGGATTGTGACTATTTGTATTTTCATTTTCCAGATAGAAAAGAACTGCCCAATACTGACCCGGCTTTCCTGTTCAGAGTGATCAGGGAAGCCAGGATTATCTTGAAGCATCTTTCAAAATAA